DNA from Arvicola amphibius chromosome 13, mArvAmp1.2, whole genome shotgun sequence:
CCAGCATTTACGAATGCAACCTGTTGTGCAAGTGTAGCCGTCAGTTGTGTCAAAACCGAGTCGTCCAGCATGGTCCCCAGGTGAGGCTGCAGGTGTTTAAAAGTGAGAAGAAGGGCTGGGGAGTGCGCTGCCTGGATGACATTGACAGAGGCACATTTGTGTGCATTTATTCAGGTAAAGCAAAGATTTGTTTTCTGGTTATTTCCCAGTTGCATCTGTATACATCTGAATCCACATTGTCCTAGTCAGCATTGGCACCTTTTAGCCAGGTGCTGAACAACAAGATGTAGGGGAGCACCAGAGGAGACAGGTCACTGGGTCTTGTGTCCCCAAAGGCCATAGGTGCTTCAGAAAGGAAAGGCTGTCTTGCACTAGGACTTGGGGCTTACACtgtcttcacagccacagaaactctGGAGTAAGGTAGGAAACATTCTAAATAAGAGATCTGCATGGCTCACTAAGGTAGAAACAATCAAACCAAAGCTCCTCAACATTTTTCCCAAGTTAATATTGTAATGAGTATTTGCACATGATGATTCAGTTACTTGAAGCATCTCACTTGTTTCAGGGACTCCACACCACTAACTACACTACTCCACCCAGCGTGCCTAGACATTTGTCCTGTTTCTCCGAGTAGCTCTTGAGTGGAAGCTGTCTCTGCACCCTAAGTGGTGTCCAGGAAGCATTATTGGGAGTCTCTGCAAAGCTACAATATACACCTAAGGTTGACCTAGAAAGATGAGTGGAATATCTAGCCACTAATTCTAGCCTAAGAAGTATAATTTTgaatcctgaaaaaaaattgcATTCAATGAGACAGATTTTAATATCATACTGAGTGTGAGCATAATAGGTAGATCTCACACATTTTAAATAGATCATTTTTCAAGAGTCTGAGGTTTCAAACTAAAAAAGAACTTAAACAAGTTTGCTTTTCATTGTCTATAGaggacttttttcatttttattttacattactgtggatttctttcttttttaaaaagatttatttatttatttattatgtagacagtgatctgcctgcacaccagaagagagcatcagatctcattattgatggttgtgggccaccattgtggttgctgggaattgaactcaggacctctggaagggcagccagtgctcttaacctctgagccatctctccagcccgatttctttttaaaataccaaaataaaagactattgcttctttttaaatagcTCATATTTATTACGAATGTAAGACAATGAGTCTCCCATTGGCCTTTTTTTTAGTGTCTTGGAATGGTTTTCTTGGATGAGTTACCTCAAGTCTACACTTTGTAGGGTGAGTTTATCTTTTCTAGAAACACAGTGCACTTAGCACAGAGTTTTATTTACAGAGAAGCTGGTGCCTACTTGTTGGTAGAGgttgctttctgttttgataGCTGTCTGTTGTATTTCAGGAAGATTATTAAGCAGAGCTACTCCTGAGAAAACCAATACTGATAAGAACAGAagagaacaacaaaacaatatgGAAAATGAGCTTtccaaaaagaggaaaatagaagTTGCATGTTCAGATGAAACACAACCTAGCAGTCCTAAAACTGAGCAATGTTCTCTTAAGTTTAGCAGTGATCTCAGAGAGCCTGTAATGTAAGTAAAAACTTTAGCTCATGGTGTCCTCCCTTGTTGAGGATCAAGAATGTTTAGGTTTttccctgtttgtgtgtgtgtctctctcacttACCACCCTCCCTCCCCTAAACATCTTCTCACCTCATATATTAAGTTTAACACTCCTAGAAATCCAGCATTCTAACCTTAAAAATCTGGCCAACACATTTCATTTGGTGCCCCATTTCTAAGTTCACTGTGGATAACTTTCATCTGACTCTAAGaatgttataaattttaattttacttttgtatcACCATTTTATTTGAAAAGCTTTATTAGgatcattttttaaacacattttaaaattattggtaGCTAATGATTACCTTTTCCTTcctcaaataaataatatagatgTGATAtagattaatttcttttaaaaatttttaattttattttatgtatatggtggtGCACTCGGAccagggtgggtgctgggaattgaacgcaggtcctctggaaaagcagctagtgctgTTAACCAATGAGATATCTCTGCAGTCCCTAGATTAATTTCTAACAATAATGGAAGTTTATGAAGTAGAGATATTACCTATATTTTAGTGATATGCAGaataacttttcttttccttttcagagaAATGAACTATAGAAATACTTCAAAAACTCAGCGTCGCTCAGTCATTAGAAGCCCTAAATTGAAGACAGCTATTTTTCACCGCAATGAGAAAGACATGGTAAAAACTACAAGAACAGACTGCATGGTTGCATGCCTGCTGTGCTAGTGCTTGGGAGGCCAGttcaggaggatcatgagtttgaagtccactcgggctacatagcaagacattattttcaaaacaaaaggagCTATGCCTTTCCACGCCCATTAACTATGATTGCACCTTTCTAGCCCTCACTGAAATATTTATGCTGCATAATACAATGTAGGATTGGCATTGTTTTGAGCATACAGGGTATTCGAGTCTGAGATACACACagatttattattgtatttttagttCAAATAGTATCTTGACAATTGTAGTTGTTGCTTACTAAAGTGCCTACAAATAGTGGGAAAAGGGTACATGTGTTGGCTCCACTTATGTCAAGGCTCTTTACAATATCAGCTCTGGGGCTTTTCAGAACTAACCTAGTATGTACGGCCTTTAAAGGGTGATATTTGGTGAAAGAGGTTCAGCTGCTTAGTACTTTCTCCTGACTTCGAGAGTAGAGCTgtccttcttattttctttaaagggttttgtttcttcagAGTCTACCACCCCCGAAGATGAGAATGGATTTAAGCCAGCTCCAGAACACCTAAACTCTAAAGCTAGCACTCACGGTAGGCTTTATTTCCTCATGGCTGTCTCTCTCTTGCCTCTTTGTCCCTTTTGTTCAGTGTCTACCACTTCTTTCCATAGACTTCATAACAAATTGGTGGGTTTGTCATGTGGAAACTGGTAAACTGTATCCGAATCTGACCTGCCAAATACTAATTATGGTTGGTAAAAGAcgctttttacatttttaaatagttgaaAAATCAGATGGTGCATAATATTTCATAACGCTTGAGAATTATATGAACTTGTAACACCAGTGTCTATAAATAACGTTTTGGTGGAATGTAGCTGCAGGCATTGATTTACATGTTTCTACTTTCCCTCTACATCAACATAATTGAAGAGTCACAACAGAGATTCTGTGACTAGCAAATCCTTGGTGATTAGTCCTCTGTTTACAGGAGTTTGTAGACTTCTGGTCTGGTTTCAGCAATGACCTACTGCATGGCAGGAGGGGTAGAGTGGATGACTCTCACTGTGTGGTCTGCAGGTGTTGTCTGGCTCTGGAAGCTCTAGCTAAAGCAGCCCACTTCACATCTTTCCCTTTGGTCTCCTAAAGATGCATTTCTCTAGCAGTTCTGCCCATACCACTGTATAGGATCCTCAGTATGATGCTAGCGAGGGTACAAACTCCCTCCACAGAGTACTGTCTTTTGGAGTTCAGCCTCTACATGACAAATGTTACAGCTTGGGCAGACCGGGGTTTGCAACTTTTATATTTTGATGAATCCCTCAGAAGAGAGATGGATGACAAATGCCCTGTTTTGGAGAGCAGGCCTGCCACTGCTGCCTCTTCTCCCACCTCATACCCTTAATCTGCAACCCCAACTCCCCAGGTAGTGTTACAGGGTAGATTGGTGGAGATATGGTTGTTCCTTACTGGGAAATTCTATTAAGAGCATTTTATATAATAGTTATTTTACCCTTTAATACACACGAGCCATAGTGAGTACAGTTGTTTTGGCTCTTTCCCCATTTTCATCAGTTGCTAAGTATATATAGCAGGTAGATCAAATAACAACACCATAGAGCTAGTAGAAACTATCAGAAATCTTTGACTAAAATAACAAGTACCGTAGGAGCAGCCTCCACATGATAATGACTTAAAccatgaggttttattttttagtaaatagaatttctttctaaaaatatttttagtagttGCATGTATTTATGAGTTATTTCTTGATGCTGGGAACATTTAAAATTGCCCGCCATTGCTGTCTTATGTGCTATCCTGTCGCACTGCACCCATGCACTCACTAGCCACCTCAttctgccctcctcttcctcagctccTTCCCAGGCTCCAGCAACCACTGTTCTGCTCCCAGCTTCTTTGACGTTaactttttgctgtttttgagtcagggtctctctgtgtaacagctctggctaacctagaactcactctgtagaccaggccggcctcagactcacagagatccgcctgcctctgcctcctaaattgtgggattaaaggtgcgtgccaccaccgcccagctagaaaAATACCTTCAAAGATTTTTACCTCCCCttcctttaaaaacaatatttgccCATTTATTTGAGGGAAAGGAATGTTCACATATACATGCCACGGCATgctgaggtcaaaggacagcttttgagaatctgttcttttcttctaccatatggggtggcagggattgaactcaggacttcagacttggcagcaagtacttttacccttTGTACCATATTGGCAGACTAAGATCAACTTTTTAACTAAAGTATAATTTGGGGGGAGGGCACTGAATTACATAGGCCTGAGTGggttggttttttcttttaagtacatGAATTTAGTTATTCTGCCTGACATGTATTCATACTTTGGATGTTCACTAAGGGTTAGTTCCATTATTGATACAAAAACTAAGTTCGTCTCCTTTATTGGTTTATAATAGCACAATTTTTGACTGGTCTTAAAGGCACCAAACATCAGTGTGTGCAGgcaaacacagatttttttctggaGTTTCAGGAAAAGACTATGACGTGTTAATGGCCTCTCCACTCTCTTGTTGTGTGAGTCTAGAATATACTTAAATACAGATTCCAGAGTTAGTGAAAGGAAAGCCACTTTTACTGAATTTGATATTAAATACATTAATGAGGAAGCAACATGTAGATGCATGAAAGGCTGTGGTGCCACAGAAGGAAAACAGGCTTTAGAATCTGGGCACACTTGTGTATTGCTCTTGTTTTCTGTATGAGTCAGGGAAATCTTTTTAGTCCTTGAGACTCAgtgttctcattttaaaagtcagGTAATACTGCCTACCTTAATGCATGATAAGGATTATGCTATTTAAAGCAGCTGTCTTCTAACCTAATCTTAGCACTGTTACTCAGCCAAGTATATGCCCTGACAATTCTTCCTAACAATGTCTACTAGAGGATGTAAGTTCAAACCCAGTTGGCCACTCCGAAGACGGACAGCTGGTTGAATCAGACGTGATAGATATAACTAGAAGTCGAGAAGACACTGCACCAGAGGGCAGGTGGAAGCACATAGCCACACTGAAtaatgagaaaactgaaaaggTGCTTGAAGTTCCAGTAAAGTCCCGAGAAAAAGAATCTGCAGCTTCTCACACTCAGCTGGGCTTCTGCGATGAAAAGTTGCCAAATGAAAGGACGAAGACTCTGTCACCTTCCTTAATGAAGCTCAGTAAAGAGAATGTGTTCCTATTGGATGcttcaaaagaaggaaatgtgGGTCGTTTCCTTAATGTGAGTATCAGGGTTAAGATTCCTATTTCTAAGCACTCCTTTCCTTAAAATTTATCAGGAAGATAGAATTAATAGATTCTAAAGACAGACCGAGCCAGTTTTCTCTTTATGTACCTCTGCATGCTACTTCTTAATACTGAAGTCCTGATGTTAATATGGGAATGACTATTTAGGGTTTTTTGAGGATCATACTAATTAATATAAATTGCTTGAAAGTGCTTACCATAAATAAACATTGGCATTAGAAAACTTAAGAAAtgggtgggcatggtggctcatgcctataatcccagcacttttcaggctgaggcaggaggatttcctgTGTtttagactagcctgggctacagtgtgagaacctgtctttaaaacacaaaacagagcataaaaccaaggaaaaataaatacatcagtcagttttcagggctgggaagatggctcagtcagtaaagtgcttgccaagcaggaggacatgagtttggatcccagcacccacataaaaaccttgTGTGGCAacatgcatgcctgtaaccccagcactcttgAGGGGTGGAGATAGAGGCTTGCTAGGTTGagtttcagtgagagatgctCTCTCAAAGGGTTATGCTGGAGCAGGATAGAGCTGCATCCTCTGGCTTTCTcacgcacatacacagacatgtgtaCTTgtatacacacgtacatacaaCACCACGCACAGTACATcatatacagagacacacacacaaaacaggcTTCAtggcatgcacttgtaatcctagcacttgggagaagacaggaagatgctggggcttactggctggtCTAGCCAAACATcaagctccaagttcaatgagaccttgtctcaaaaaataaggttaCAAAAAAATTACTGTATGATGAAAAGGTAAGGTGACATCCGACATTGACTTCCAGCTTCCATAGACaggtatacatatatgcatgtcttCACACACATGGGCATAAAACACACAGTTTTCAAATTCAGTTGTCCAAGTTGCACAAAAAGTTGAATAGGAAATAATCACTGAAACTAAGTGAGGGACACATTCAAGGGTAttggagagacttggtgtctatGAGTCTTGTGATGTCAATAATAGATGTCACTATTGAGAAGACAGTGGGCAGCTAAGAACTGGGGTGATGGTATAGAGAGCACTGCCATGTTACAAACCTTGGAAAGGGGTTACACGGCTGTGTTGAGAAATCGATTGTTTATACATGTCTATTCTTCAGAGGTGCTGGTTTGGATTAGGATATATGAACTATATTGTGTGTACTCTCTATGTTAAAACTCTGTCTTGCTCATTTTCAAGTccttttcatgtatgtatgtatgtatatatgttttatgtttttcaggACTGGGTTTCtcttctatgtagccctggctgtcctggaacttacttgtagaccaggctggtttcaaactcagatatctacctcctctgcttcccagtgctggaattaaagaacgatgcaccaccactgcccagccaaggcCTTCTCTTGAAAAGTAGTATGCTGCCAATTTCCCTGATCCCATTTTATGGCTCTTGTTTCTTCCACCCCCACTTTGCAAATGCAAGTAAATGCATATGTGTTGTCCTTTTCTATATAGCTTTTTCactttgtgagtgtgtatgagtgcacgGATGGTGGCTTCCATgcacttgtgtgtctgtgtgtttgggaGACACAACTCAATTGTATTATTCCTGCAGTGCCTTTCaccttggttttttaaaaatatttatttatttatcatgtatacaatattctgtctgcgtgcatgcctgaagagggcaccagatctcattacagatggttgtgagtcaccatgtggttgctaggaattgaactcaagacttttggaagagcaagcaatgctcttaactgctgaaccatttctccaaccccctcaccttggttttttaaaacaagagTACTTATAATAATGGTCTGCAGCTTACCAGTCAGGCTGGGCTGTctggcagcaagccccagggatcctcctttctctacctcctgaaCCCTGATATCACAAGCATGtaccgccacacctggctttttcacATGGGGTCTAGGGATTGAGCTCAAGTCTACTTAGTCCATTATTAATTgagctctttctctgttttctgagacagagtttctctgtatagtcctggctgttctggaactcactttgtataccagactggcctcgaactcagagagatctgcctgcctctgcttccctctgcctccctcatgctgagattaaaaatgtgtaccaccactgcccagcttgatcTACCTCTTATATTTGCTTTTTGAGTGAACAATACTATCCTGAAGATCAATATGTATCAGTACACAGGAGCTTCTGgtactttcttttttacatttatttattttgcatataggGTGGGGATATGTGCATGCCACATGCATATGTAGAAGTTAGGGAACAAACTAGAGTGTTGGTTCTCCACTTTTTATCATGTaagttccaggaatcaaacttaggttatCAGGCTAATTATTGGCAAATGCGTTTACTCACtggaccatctcactggccccgaTTCTTCTTGTTAGCATGTTTCTCCCTTTATGCTGCGTAGAATGCCATTGTGTCAATTTTAACTAGCTCCTTGCAGGCAGCTTTTATTTCCAAATGTTTCCTGTTTAAAAACTGTTCAttggagctggagacatggctcagtggttaagagcattgcctgctcttccaaaggtcctgagttcaattcctggcaaccacatggtggctcacaaacatctgtaaatgaggtctgctgccctcttctggcctgcaggcatacacacagacagaatattgtatgcataataaataaataaatatttaaaaaatgttctaatAAAAACTGTTCATTAACAATCTTACATGTAGATATCTATGCAGAAGGCTCTGTACAATACATTTTTTCATATAGTGTTGTTGagttgaaatataaatatatttataatattaagtaCTGAGAAACAGTCCCCATTTAGGGGGTTCTGTCTTATATTTCAGTAGATAACTGGCTTTACTGAATGGGTTCCTGCTATAACTACACTGTTAAAAGCTGTGGTAGATTATATATTACTTAAAATGAGAAAGACGAAATCAGTGAGATATGTAgggttttacatattttaaataactaaGTTCTAAATTTTATGTTCTGTCTAacctttaattcatttttttttttaacagcataGTTGTTCCCCGAATCTCTGTGTACAGAATGTTTTTGTAGAAACACATGACAGGAATTTTCCATTGGTTGCCTTCTTTACCAACAGGTTTGCAATTGTTTTGTTTATACAATTATTGCTGCagctatgactttttaaaatagtagatatgagaaaagaatgaaaagatgaaATATAGCCCCAAATATCTGATATCATAAAATACCCAGTTATCCTAAACTATTAACTATTCAGTAAAAATTTGAACAGTTGGAATTTCTATTCTTATTCTCACTTAgaatttggtttgtttggttggttggtttttgtttgttcttcaagacagggtttctctgtgtagccctggctgccctggaactagctcttgtggaccaggctaacctcaaattcacagttctgcctgcttctgcctcctgagtgctgggattaaaggcttgtgccaccactgcccagcttagagTTAATTCTTAAGGGGCTGAGGACATCAGATTGCATAGTTCAGCtcaggagaacatgaggaagattggtttatcctttttgttttgaTCAACAGAGTTCCCATTTTTACTGTGCATACTCAGAATATAGTAATAGAACAAACTTCCTTATGTAGTTTTATAATTTGACTTACtactaaatataaacattttcttttacaacagttaataaaattgtatattttggagaaaacCTTCAGTAATTTTGCAGAAGGTAGACGGGTCCTGAAGGACCCCAGGATGCAGATCCCTCCATTCAGACAGCAAGGCTTATTTAACAATTTACTGCAGGTTCCTCCTGGTTCTGGGTGCACTCATTTCTGACTGCCAGGTCTCCCAGAGATGGAATAACCAGCTCACAGCCCAACGCCGCAGTGAGTCCCAAAACCACACTGAATGAGAAGTACAGTCTTCCACGGGTCTTAAAAATGTAGGagaaaaatacaagaagaaaTATTGAGAAAAAATAGCAAATGGCTTTAATTCACAAAATCATTGTCAAaacacccaaaggaaaacattagtATCCTGaagtaaaaatagcaattgaGAAAGAAAGCTGTCCCACATGAGAAATATGCCTGTTTCCTATATCTTCTTTAAAGTCTGAATTGCTCCATTTGCTTGTGTGCCACAGCCTTTGTTTGCAAAACACCATTCCTCATAGGTATACTTCGTTACATAGGATTTTGGGAGGCTTGAAATAAAGTCAAATGATTAGATGATGTGGAAAGAATAGAACAACTTGAGGATGGTTAATTTTGTGAATATGAAAATGGGCAAATTCAAGGTTGATTCATGTGGAAGAATTATTTAGGGTGAtttatgattcttttttatttctactttctagGTATGTGAAAGCAAGAACAGAACTGACATGGGATTATGGTTATGAAGCTGGGACCGTGCCTGAAAAGGAAATCCTCTGCCAGTGTGGGGTTAATAAGTGTCGGAAAAGAATAATATAACCTTGTCTTGACTGTCTCTCGTCAAGCTAGAACTACATCAGTTGTCAGTGAAATCATGGTTAATCCTTTGGTTTCACTTGCTCAGGGTATTcatgttttatatctaattttgtATAACTTAggtcaaaacaaaataaggacACTCTGATATGCATCAAGTATCACTTGTTATTGTTACTTAACTTGAGTAGaatgtaaataatattttatgtacataccattgtataatttataattttctagTTTATATATTTAGACAAAAATTACAATagaatttgtttgtttctaaattgtttttgtgatttgttttgatttttgaggcaaggtttctctgtagctttggttgtgctggaaatctctctgtagaccaggctggcctcaaactcacagagatctgcctgtctctgccttccaaatgctgggattaaaggcgtgtgccactaccacgcagcgtgcgtgcgtgcgtgcgtgcgtgcgtgcgtgtgcgtgtgcgtgtgcgtgtgtgtgtgtgtgtgtatgttgcccCAAAGGACaaatttttacatctttaatcTACAAAGTTGATGTTAAATTCCTGACAGTTCACTGACCATTATGAACTACACATGAGGGGCAAGAGTGAAGAACGCGTAGGCACTAACTATGTGCACATTAAAATTGAAAGTATTGTTCCTTGTTGAGAATTGAACGCGTggccttctgcatgctaggcagtCATTCTACCAAAAGCTACATCTTCAGCCCTCCAAAGTTATTTATTACTTCATTGTCCCATTAGCCACTCCAGTAGGAAGTCGTTCTGAAACTTCCTTTCCAGTTCCTCTGAGCAGAGAAACCTGGAAGAACATTCATGTTTTTTTCTACACAGATAGAGCTACCAGTAAAGGAATCTTGAAGCTAGTGAAAGTTGTGTTATGTAGAATGAAAGGAATCACATTACAAAGAGAAACAGCAGTTGGTGCTGCAGGCAGGTGAGTGTTCACAGTAAGTTACTAAAATGAAGTGAGGAGACCTGATTGTTACGGGAAATTGCTTGTCCAAAGGGGACTGTGGCGAAACAGCCTGCTTCCTTGAGGGCTTAGGAGTCCATTTGACTTTCAGAAGAAGATGTTTTCTCAATGTCATCCTCTTAGAGAAAGTTTTTCAGAAAGCCTGAGTACATTACCTGGTATTGGTCACTGCCAGCACGCTCCACTTGACAGCCTAGACTTATCCTTTCCCTTGTTTTTCCCCCCAAATGGGTGAAACAGTCACTTTTGAAAGTGAAGAATGAGAAGTAAGTGTTTTGAGACGACACTCTCTCGGAACGTCTGTGTTAGAGTTTCTGGGTGTTTTGGCAGGGTGTAGGATTCGTACCCACTTGACGTGTGTGGTATTACCTTTGCCCTGCTGCACTGTCTCCAGACAAGTCTGTTTTCATCCCTTCTGTCGGGTGCTTGTTGGTTTTCAGCCTGAAAACTTTGTCTTCCATAATAAAATCTTAAACAATTTAAggatttctcttctttgggattagTTAGCAAAATGTTAGAATTACAAATTGGCTttccaatttttttaatgtaacttttttattaattctttgagaatttcatacaacataCTTTGGTCATACTCACCTCCGTCCATCCGCTattttcccactccctctcaactttacgttttcttttttctttttatttttttaagtaaccCAACTCCAATTTACGCTCTCCATATATTCTTGTGGCCACCAGGTGCCACACTCTTAAAACTCACTCTCCTT
Protein-coding regions in this window:
- the LOC119800336 gene encoding histone-lysine N-methyltransferase SETDB2-like isoform X1; this translates as MGERNGDARTFWMELQDDGKVDLMFEKTQDVLQSLKKKIKDGSATNKVLFISEYVQAMILVNEAAISNSATKGHIPVTQTEQEHRSNAFPSTSCENFPEDCTILSPGQKALLPANSKAADLGEKERPLSVSFQSHICSSACLMETPLSLKGENPLQLPIRCQFQRRHAKTNSHSSALHVNYKTPCGRSLRNMEEVFHYLIETECNFLFTDNFSFNTYVQLTRNHPKQDEVVSDVDISNGMEPVPISFCNEVDSRKLPQFKYRRTVWPRACYLNSSSMFSGSCDCSEGCIDIQKCACLQLTAKTAKACSLSPEGECTGYNYKRLQRLVPTGIYECNLLCKCSRQLCQNRVVQHGPQVRLQVFKSEKKGWGVRCLDDIDRGTFVCIYSGRLLSRATPEKTNTDKNRREQQNNMENELSKKRKIEVACSDETQPSSPKTEQCSLKFSSDLREPVIEMNYRNTSKTQRRSVIRSPKLKTAIFHRNEKDMGFVSSESTTPEDENGFKPAPEHLNSKASTHEDVSSNPVGHSEDGQLVESDVIDITRSREDTAPEGRWKHIATLNNEKTEKVLEVPVKSREKESAASHTQLGFCDEKLPNERTKTLSPSLMKLSKENVFLLDASKEGNVGRFLNHSCSPNLCVQNVFVETHDRNFPLVAFFTNRYVKARTELTWDYGYEAGTVPEKEILCQCGVNKCRKRII
- the LOC119800336 gene encoding histone-lysine N-methyltransferase SETDB2-like isoform X2 yields the protein MELQDDGKVDLMFEKTQDVLQSLKKKIKDGSATNKVLFISEYVQAMILVNEAAISNSATKGHIPVTQTEQEHRSNAFPSTSCENFPEDCTILSPGQKALLPANSKAADLGEKERPLSVSFQSHICSSACLMETPLSLKGENPLQLPIRCQFQRRHAKTNSHSSALHVNYKTPCGRSLRNMEEVFHYLIETECNFLFTDNFSFNTYVQLTRNHPKQDEVVSDVDISNGMEPVPISFCNEVDSRKLPQFKYRRTVWPRACYLNSSSMFSGSCDCSEGCIDIQKCACLQLTAKTAKACSLSPEGECTGYNYKRLQRLVPTGIYECNLLCKCSRQLCQNRVVQHGPQVRLQVFKSEKKGWGVRCLDDIDRGTFVCIYSGRLLSRATPEKTNTDKNRREQQNNMENELSKKRKIEVACSDETQPSSPKTEQCSLKFSSDLREPVIEMNYRNTSKTQRRSVIRSPKLKTAIFHRNEKDMGFVSSESTTPEDENGFKPAPEHLNSKASTHEDVSSNPVGHSEDGQLVESDVIDITRSREDTAPEGRWKHIATLNNEKTEKVLEVPVKSREKESAASHTQLGFCDEKLPNERTKTLSPSLMKLSKENVFLLDASKEGNVGRFLNHSCSPNLCVQNVFVETHDRNFPLVAFFTNRYVKARTELTWDYGYEAGTVPEKEILCQCGVNKCRKRII